One stretch of Candidatus Omnitrophota bacterium DNA includes these proteins:
- the xerC gene encoding tyrosine recombinase XerC has product MQRYIDKFMNYLKVEKNASEHTIINYTIDLNVFKAFLGDKEIETVDHLALRRYLAELRAKNYSKRTVARKLASLRSFFRFLFREGHIKKNPITAVLTPKLDKKLPVFLDTAKIDRLLSAPTDKDLAGLRDRALLETLYSTGIRVSELVGLDLSDIDFISGVIKVLGKGHKERVVPIGEPALAAIRKYVDKKADEKVNDKDAVFLNKSGGRLTDRSVRRVLDKHIKTCSISEKISPHSLRHSFATHLLDRGADLRSVQELLGHMNLSTTQIYTHVTMERLKSVYDKAHPRA; this is encoded by the coding sequence ATGCAGAGGTATATAGATAAGTTCATGAATTATCTGAAGGTCGAAAAGAATGCCTCGGAGCATACTATTATAAACTATACTATCGACCTGAATGTCTTTAAGGCCTTTCTCGGCGATAAAGAGATCGAAACGGTGGACCATCTGGCCTTGCGCCGTTATCTGGCGGAACTTCGAGCGAAGAATTATTCAAAGAGGACCGTCGCCAGAAAACTCGCTTCCTTGAGAAGCTTTTTCAGGTTTCTCTTCCGTGAAGGGCATATAAAAAAGAACCCTATAACCGCCGTCCTGACACCAAAGCTTGACAAGAAATTGCCGGTATTTCTGGACACAGCAAAGATAGATAGGCTTCTTTCTGCGCCTACGGATAAGGATCTTGCGGGCTTAAGAGACCGGGCGTTATTGGAGACATTATATTCGACCGGAATCCGCGTCAGCGAGCTGGTGGGTCTTGATCTCAGCGATATAGATTTTATAAGCGGAGTCATAAAGGTGCTCGGTAAGGGCCATAAGGAGCGGGTTGTACCCATAGGGGAACCGGCATTGGCTGCTATAAGAAAGTATGTCGATAAGAAGGCCGATGAGAAGGTTAATGACAAGGATGCCGTATTCTTGAATAAATCCGGCGGCCGCCTCACGGATCGAAGCGTCAGGCGGGTATTGGATAAACATATTAAGACGTGCAGCATATCCGAAAAAATATCGCCGCATTCGCTCAGGCATTCCTTTGCGACCCATCTCTTAGATCGCGGCGCGGACCTGAGGAGCGTTCAGGAGCTTCTGGGCCACATGAACCTGTCGACGACGCAGATATATACGCATGTTACGATGGAGCGGCTTAAGTCGGTATACGATAAAGCCCACCCACGGGCGTAG
- a CDS encoding 3-deoxy-D-manno-octulosonic acid transferase, producing the protein MLYDIAFFIFAVFYIPTLIFKGKLHKDFLERFGVYSDVQKEALWRAKDVVWIQAVSVGEVALCKSFIPALKKEFPAKSIVLSTITRTGNDLAKKLFSGDAVIIYFPLDYSFIVKRVVNRIHPKLYIMIETEIWPNVLKELHYKHVPAILINGRISDRSFGKYKLVRIFLSDTLDRINSFCMQSDIDAERIRCLGAAPDRVKVTGNMKFDADIMLNSAHDADIKELFALKDGDEVFVAGSTHGGEEETVVSVYRELIKDFPKLKLVIAPRHIERATEVENIVKRSGLDVVRMTKKQGSSTPRVYVIDAIGHLNDAYSMAEIVFIGGSLISHGGQNPIEPALFGKPVIFGPYMFNFKAIASALLKNKGAIQVKDRKELLMKADYLLKNKDARTALGNNARNTIYENRGAASRNLEAVKELVNG; encoded by the coding sequence ATGTTATACGATATAGCGTTTTTCATATTCGCGGTGTTTTATATACCGACTTTGATATTTAAGGGGAAGCTGCATAAAGATTTCCTCGAGCGGTTCGGTGTCTACAGTGATGTCCAGAAGGAAGCTCTCTGGCGCGCGAAAGATGTTGTATGGATACAGGCGGTGAGCGTGGGAGAGGTCGCGCTCTGCAAGAGTTTTATTCCGGCGCTTAAAAAGGAATTTCCCGCAAAATCGATAGTCTTGTCCACGATAACAAGGACCGGCAATGATCTTGCGAAGAAACTTTTCTCAGGCGATGCCGTTATAATCTATTTTCCGCTCGATTACTCGTTCATAGTAAAGAGAGTCGTAAATAGGATACATCCAAAACTCTATATAATGATAGAGACCGAGATATGGCCGAATGTATTGAAGGAACTGCATTATAAACATGTGCCGGCGATTTTGATCAACGGCAGGATTTCGGACCGCTCTTTTGGAAAGTATAAACTTGTAAGAATATTTTTATCCGATACGCTCGATAGGATAAACTCATTCTGTATGCAGTCGGATATCGATGCCGAAAGGATAAGATGCCTGGGCGCCGCGCCCGATAGAGTTAAGGTCACCGGCAATATGAAATTCGACGCGGATATTATGTTGAATAGCGCTCACGACGCGGATATTAAAGAATTATTCGCCCTGAAAGACGGTGACGAGGTCTTCGTCGCGGGTTCGACTCACGGCGGCGAGGAGGAGACGGTGGTATCGGTATACAGGGAGCTCATAAAAGACTTCCCGAAGCTAAAACTTGTGATAGCCCCCCGCCATATCGAAAGGGCGACTGAGGTTGAGAATATCGTAAAACGCTCCGGCCTGGACGTGGTGAGAATGACGAAGAAGCAGGGTAGTTCTACGCCTCGCGTTTATGTTATTGACGCGATCGGCCATCTGAATGACGCCTATTCCATGGCCGAGATCGTTTTTATCGGAGGAAGCCTTATTTCTCACGGAGGGCAGAACCCTATAGAGCCGGCGCTTTTCGGGAAACCGGTGATATTCGGCCCTTATATGTTTAACTTTAAGGCCATCGCATCCGCTCTGCTGAAGAATAAAGGCGCCATCCAGGTTAAGGACCGGAAAGAGTTGCTTATGAAAGCCGATTATCTTTTGAAGAACAAAGATGCGAGGACGGCTCTCGGCAATAATGCCAGGAACACAATATACGAAAACCGCGGCGCGGCCTCGCGGAACCTCGAAGCCGTTAAAGAGCTTGTGAATGGTTAA
- the lpxK gene encoding tetraacyldisaccharide 4'-kinase, with protein MVKFIYSLMTDKRRGVVWVPFKAALYLLSIIYGIAIFCRKILYGLKIFKAHRVSLKVVSVGNLTLGGTGKTPFTIALAGLLEDELRSSAAVLIRGYGWDEQALLKKNLPDTPILVGEDRVKSAHKAIRLYGSQFAVLDDGFQHWEIKQDLDIVLVDSRNPFGNNRLFPRGVLREPKNALKRAQVVVFTKVNKKAAGLDILKDEIKKINGDIIFLEASHRPSHIYDPKARKDRGLSFVSGKRVALVSGIGDPAYFEETVKDLGAVVLDHMIFGDHYNFKEKDIEQIIKMCGVKTPDFLITTEKDAVKFARMSYSFGKYTMMTLAIRMDITSGREQLIDRLRSVRIS; from the coding sequence ATGGTTAAGTTTATATATTCATTGATGACGGACAAAAGGCGCGGCGTGGTATGGGTGCCCTTTAAAGCGGCGCTATACCTGTTGTCTATTATTTATGGAATTGCTATCTTCTGTAGAAAGATATTATACGGGTTAAAAATATTTAAGGCGCACAGGGTCTCCCTTAAGGTAGTCAGCGTCGGCAACCTTACGCTCGGCGGCACCGGTAAGACGCCTTTTACGATAGCCCTCGCAGGGCTGTTGGAAGATGAGTTGCGTTCCTCGGCGGCCGTTCTGATCCGCGGTTATGGCTGGGATGAGCAGGCGCTTCTCAAGAAAAACCTGCCCGATACGCCGATACTTGTAGGAGAGGATCGCGTTAAATCGGCGCATAAAGCGATAAGGCTCTACGGCAGCCAGTTTGCCGTCCTGGATGACGGTTTTCAGCACTGGGAGATCAAGCAGGACCTCGATATCGTGCTGGTCGATTCAAGGAACCCATTCGGGAATAATCGTCTCTTCCCGCGCGGAGTTCTTAGGGAACCCAAGAACGCTTTAAAGAGGGCACAGGTGGTAGTATTTACCAAGGTAAATAAGAAGGCCGCCGGTCTGGATATCCTCAAAGACGAGATAAAGAAGATAAACGGGGATATTATTTTTCTGGAGGCCTCTCACAGGCCCTCGCATATATATGATCCGAAGGCTCGGAAGGATCGCGGATTATCATTCGTATCCGGCAAGAGGGTGGCCTTAGTGTCCGGCATAGGCGACCCCGCGTATTTTGAAGAGACGGTGAAGGACCTCGGAGCGGTGGTCCTTGACCATATGATATTCGGCGATCATTACAATTTTAAAGAAAAAGATATAGAGCAGATTATAAAAATGTGCGGCGTGAAGACGCCCGATTTCCTGATAACGACCGAGAAGGACGCGGTGAAGTTCGCGCGTATGAGCTACTCGTTCGGAAAATACACAATGATGACGCTTGCTATCCGTATGGATATAACTAGCGGCAGGGAGCAATTAATTGATAGACTTCGCAGCGTACGTATTAGTTAG
- a CDS encoding ELM1/GtrOC1 family putative glycosyltransferase, producing the protein MIDFAAYVLVRALNVIFSVLPVSFALWLGRRLGIVAFWVNKKRRLIAYANLKAAFAHEKSPRELRAITKRVYQNMVQTFMEVLNLTKINKKYVDKYIDIVNIERIQNAAQSGRGTILLTAHFGDWELSSLVSSAVGFPIAVLVREQKMKRLNELLNRLRESNGCKVIRKGMDVKNLITMLREKKIVGILADQDAGRNGTLVDFFGRPTSSHSGSMEIARRTDSMVLPAFIVRTKGPYHKLYLEEYIDFRNTQSPDAVKENLQKYMKLLERYVREYPDQWLWLHKRWKSTPVRTVLVLSDGKAGHLNQSLAIARQIQKVRITQGYKEADTRIVTVDVKYKSKFTRAVLTAAAKFATWRCHGLMKCMKACLEKGSYDTLMRTYSEYVVSCGSVTAPVNVFMAKENNAENITIMKPSIINLRQFSLAIIPKHDKPPLKKNVVTTTLAPNLIDRDSMREYGARLKDQVNIEKNIVLGALIGGSNPEFTMTKDMANKAISGLIEFCKAYDADLLLTTSRRTPKEVETLIKERLSKYRFCKLIVIANEKNMEGAVAGILDLSDIVTVSGESVSMVSEAIHSGKKVVVFDLEKNNKRITKYERVLDSLEREGYVNCAHPADLGTRLDKVWRTVRAIKKVDDRDRTIEAVKKLL; encoded by the coding sequence TTGATAGACTTCGCAGCGTACGTATTAGTTAGGGCCTTAAACGTAATTTTCAGTGTCTTGCCCGTGAGTTTTGCCTTATGGCTCGGGCGCCGCTTAGGAATAGTTGCCTTCTGGGTCAATAAGAAGAGAAGATTGATAGCTTACGCGAATTTGAAAGCGGCGTTCGCGCATGAGAAATCTCCCCGGGAGCTTCGCGCTATAACCAAGCGTGTGTATCAGAATATGGTTCAGACTTTCATGGAAGTGTTGAACCTTACCAAAATAAATAAAAAGTATGTCGACAAATATATCGATATCGTCAACATCGAACGCATACAAAATGCCGCGCAGTCGGGGAGAGGCACGATCCTGCTCACTGCGCATTTTGGCGACTGGGAACTCTCCAGCCTGGTGAGTTCCGCTGTCGGATTTCCCATCGCGGTCCTTGTGCGCGAGCAGAAGATGAAACGTTTAAACGAACTGCTGAACCGTTTAAGGGAGTCGAATGGCTGTAAGGTGATAAGGAAAGGGATGGATGTAAAGAACCTCATAACGATGCTCAGAGAAAAGAAGATCGTGGGGATACTCGCCGATCAGGATGCCGGCAGGAACGGTACGCTGGTGGACTTCTTTGGCCGCCCCACATCATCTCATTCGGGATCGATGGAGATAGCGAGGCGCACAGATTCCATGGTACTGCCCGCGTTCATAGTGCGCACTAAGGGGCCGTACCATAAACTTTATCTCGAAGAATATATCGATTTCAGAAATACGCAGTCGCCGGATGCGGTAAAAGAGAATCTTCAGAAGTATATGAAGCTGCTCGAAAGATATGTGAGAGAATATCCCGATCAATGGTTGTGGCTTCATAAGAGATGGAAGTCCACGCCCGTCAGGACTGTACTGGTCCTGAGCGATGGCAAAGCGGGCCATCTCAACCAATCGCTTGCGATAGCGCGCCAGATACAGAAGGTCAGGATCACCCAGGGCTACAAAGAGGCGGACACAAGGATCGTAACCGTCGATGTTAAATATAAGAGTAAGTTTACCAGGGCAGTGCTTACCGCGGCCGCTAAATTCGCTACCTGGAGATGCCATGGCCTGATGAAGTGTATGAAGGCCTGTCTGGAGAAAGGGTCGTACGATACACTGATGAGGACATATTCAGAATATGTCGTCTCCTGCGGTTCCGTGACGGCCCCCGTAAATGTCTTTATGGCGAAGGAGAATAACGCGGAAAATATCACAATAATGAAGCCCAGCATTATAAATTTAAGGCAATTCAGCCTTGCGATCATTCCGAAACACGATAAGCCGCCCTTAAAGAAAAATGTCGTGACGACAACGCTTGCCCCGAACCTGATAGACCGTGACAGTATGCGTGAATACGGCGCGCGGCTTAAGGATCAGGTGAATATTGAAAAGAACATTGTGCTGGGAGCCCTGATTGGCGGCAGCAATCCTGAATTCACGATGACTAAAGATATGGCAAATAAAGCGATCTCGGGGCTTATCGAATTCTGCAAAGCCTATGACGCGGACCTTCTGCTTACGACATCACGGCGCACGCCGAAAGAAGTGGAAACGCTCATAAAGGAGAGGTTAAGCAAATACAGGTTTTGTAAGCTCATCGTGATCGCGAATGAGAAGAATATGGAAGGAGCCGTAGCGGGTATACTAGACCTTTCGGATATAGTGACAGTCTCCGGCGAGTCGGTCTCTATGGTTTCAGAGGCGATACATTCCGGCAAGAAGGTCGTCGTCTTCGATCTCGAAAAGAATAATAAGCGTATCACAAAGTATGAACGTGTCCTGGATTCGCTGGAACGCGAGGGTTATGTTAACTGCGCGCATCCCGCGGATCTCGGGACGAGGCTCGATAAGGTCTGGAGGACCGTGCGCGCCATCAAGAAAGTCGATGACCGCGACAGGACTATTGAGGCGGTCAAAAAATTGCTGTAA
- the waaF gene encoding lipopolysaccharide heptosyltransferase II produces the protein MNILQILPTLDIGGVETGTIDLARYLVKNGHKAIVVSGGGRLVKELEAIGSRHYMLPVGKKSLFNIIRMVNELSDIIRREDIDIVHARSRVPALIAYFACKRTNRVLITTAHGYYTKHLMSESMGWGKFVIVASNIMAKHMAGPFNVPYDRIKLIPRGVDLSQFTLRQEKPAGANEFVIGIVSRITPLKGHSDFIKAISLIRGQIPGLKVLIVGSAPKDKYREDIELLIRQLGLSKTIELTGARQDVPKVMSGLDMLLSATVTPEAFGRVIIEAQAIGVPVVATNVGGVVDIVENEETGLLCEPQNPRDMADKILKLYRDNELARRMVIKARKRVEEDFNSDKMMQRTLAVYEEAIKTQNILIIKMSAIGDVILSIPSLRAIRAKYPNARIKVLTALSSREVLDGCPYINDRIVCDFKERHKGIKGLWWLAREVRKECFEIVIDLQNNRKSHILAYLSLAGLRYGYDNGKLSFLLNRKIKNDAPHLDPIEHQFRALRMAGVKPADKQLALWPSERDKAWAKKFLEDNWVRQGQNLIGINVRASTRWVSKNWPSGHIVELCDRLAKEYNVRVILTGTDEDVEYAEAIASSARSKPIISAGKTTVMELAALIKCFKVFLTPDSAPMHIASAMGTPFVALFGPTDPARHVAPSGNCVVLCKAREVRCSPCYKSECRKKVICMRKITVDDVLEAVKVFLPRQKEGDAK, from the coding sequence ATGAATATACTGCAGATATTACCGACACTCGATATAGGAGGGGTTGAGACGGGGACGATCGATCTGGCGCGGTATCTCGTGAAGAACGGTCATAAGGCGATCGTCGTTTCAGGCGGCGGCCGCCTTGTAAAAGAGCTGGAGGCGATCGGCTCGCGCCACTATATGCTTCCTGTGGGCAAGAAGTCGCTCTTTAACATCATCCGAATGGTCAATGAGCTTTCCGACATAATACGCAGGGAGGATATCGACATAGTTCACGCGCGTTCGAGAGTTCCGGCCTTAATAGCGTATTTCGCATGCAAGAGAACGAACCGGGTATTGATAACGACCGCTCACGGATATTATACAAAGCATCTAATGAGCGAGTCTATGGGGTGGGGTAAGTTCGTCATCGTCGCTTCCAACATAATGGCGAAACATATGGCCGGTCCATTCAACGTGCCGTATGACAGAATAAAACTGATACCCCGCGGCGTGGACTTGAGCCAATTCACTTTAAGGCAGGAGAAGCCCGCCGGAGCGAACGAATTTGTGATAGGCATTGTATCGCGCATAACACCTCTTAAAGGGCACTCGGACTTCATAAAGGCCATATCGCTTATAAGGGGTCAGATACCGGGTCTTAAGGTCCTGATAGTAGGGTCCGCGCCTAAGGACAAATACAGGGAGGATATAGAACTGCTTATAAGGCAGCTTGGGCTATCGAAGACGATAGAGCTTACCGGCGCCCGCCAGGATGTGCCTAAGGTCATGAGCGGACTGGATATGCTCCTCTCCGCCACGGTTACGCCGGAGGCGTTTGGCCGCGTGATAATAGAGGCTCAGGCGATAGGGGTGCCTGTGGTAGCGACTAATGTGGGAGGCGTCGTCGATATCGTTGAGAATGAAGAGACCGGATTACTATGCGAACCTCAGAATCCCCGCGATATGGCGGATAAGATCCTGAAACTCTACAGAGATAACGAGCTGGCCAGGCGCATGGTTATAAAGGCCAGGAAGCGAGTGGAGGAAGATTTTAATTCCGATAAGATGATGCAGAGGACTTTGGCCGTATATGAGGAAGCGATAAAGACGCAAAACATTCTCATTATAAAGATGAGCGCCATAGGCGATGTTATATTGAGTATACCGTCCCTGCGGGCAATACGGGCGAAATATCCGAACGCCAGGATCAAGGTTCTGACCGCCCTGTCATCCAGAGAGGTTCTTGACGGATGCCCGTATATAAATGACCGTATAGTCTGCGATTTTAAAGAGAGGCACAAAGGAATTAAAGGATTGTGGTGGCTGGCTAGAGAGGTCCGGAAAGAGTGTTTCGAGATAGTGATAGATCTTCAGAATAATCGCAAGAGCCATATACTGGCGTATCTGAGCCTGGCGGGTCTAAGATATGGTTATGACAATGGGAAGCTCTCGTTCCTTTTAAATAGAAAGATAAAGAATGATGCTCCACATCTCGATCCAATAGAGCACCAGTTCAGGGCGCTTAGGATGGCTGGGGTGAAACCCGCTGATAAGCAGTTAGCTTTATGGCCTTCGGAGCGCGATAAGGCCTGGGCGAAGAAATTTCTGGAAGATAATTGGGTGAGACAGGGTCAGAATCTCATCGGTATAAATGTCAGGGCTTCTACCCGTTGGGTGAGTAAAAATTGGCCCTCCGGCCATATAGTAGAGTTATGCGATCGCTTGGCAAAAGAATATAATGTGCGCGTTATCCTTACGGGAACCGATGAGGATGTTGAGTACGCCGAAGCTATAGCAAGCTCCGCTAGGTCGAAACCCATTATATCGGCAGGCAAGACGACTGTCATGGAGCTTGCGGCGCTTATAAAGTGCTTTAAGGTCTTTCTGACCCCTGATTCGGCTCCGATGCACATAGCGTCAGCTATGGGCACTCCTTTCGTAGCGTTATTCGGCCCGACGGACCCCGCGCGCCACGTCGCGCCTTCTGGGAACTGCGTTGTACTCTGCAAAGCCAGAGAAGTGAGATGCAGTCCGTGTTATAAATCCGAATGCCGCAAGAAAGTCATCTGCATGCGCAAGATAACGGTGGATGATGTTCTCGAAGCCGTAAAGGTTTTTTTGCCGCGGCAAAAAGAAGGGGACGCGAAGTGA
- a CDS encoding glycosyltransferase family 4 protein has protein sequence MKVLQVTTHFNIGGISGYILALSRALEAKGIEVIVASSGGDLESGLAECRIPHHRLGIRTKFEFGPKTILSGFKIAGIVRDEKIDIIHAHTRVSQVAASLASMITGVPYITTCHGYFKKRARGFLDTWGLKVIAISDAVRKHLKDDLGVAESRIALIYSGVDEGRFSPRLSQGEIDMVKRAAGLREGPVIGTIGRLSSVKGQRFFIMAMKDIIAERPDAQALIIGNGPEEAVLKALAGSLGIDGSVKFIESCTGTYKYLSIMDLFVFPSIKEGLGIALLEAMASGRACIASRTGGIEDIITDGFDGLLVDVGDSSGIASAVIRLLKDDVLRKKLGEEALALVRSKFTLDSMADKVSKLYKETVKR, from the coding sequence GTGAAGGTACTGCAGGTGACAACGCACTTCAATATAGGCGGCATATCCGGGTACATACTGGCTTTGTCCAGGGCCCTTGAGGCCAAGGGGATCGAAGTGATAGTTGCCTCATCCGGTGGAGATCTTGAGAGCGGCCTGGCTGAATGCCGTATACCGCATCACCGTCTTGGAATAAGGACAAAATTTGAATTCGGCCCAAAGACGATACTGTCGGGTTTTAAGATCGCTGGAATAGTCAGGGATGAAAAGATAGACATAATACATGCGCATACACGCGTTTCGCAGGTTGCCGCGAGCTTAGCGTCGATGATTACGGGTGTGCCGTATATCACAACATGCCACGGATATTTTAAGAAAAGGGCTAGAGGCTTTCTGGATACATGGGGCCTCAAGGTTATCGCGATAAGCGATGCTGTAAGGAAACACTTGAAAGATGACCTGGGTGTCGCTGAATCAAGGATCGCTTTAATCTACAGCGGTGTCGACGAAGGACGATTTTCGCCGCGTCTTTCACAGGGTGAAATTGATATGGTGAAGAGGGCCGCAGGCTTAAGGGAGGGCCCGGTGATCGGGACTATTGGCAGGTTATCCTCCGTTAAGGGGCAGAGGTTTTTCATTATGGCGATGAAGGATATCATTGCTGAGAGGCCCGATGCGCAAGCCCTGATAATCGGCAATGGCCCTGAAGAGGCGGTTCTGAAAGCCCTGGCTGGGTCTCTGGGGATCGACGGCTCCGTTAAATTCATAGAATCCTGCACAGGCACATATAAGTATTTGTCGATAATGGATCTCTTTGTATTTCCGTCAATAAAAGAGGGCCTTGGCATAGCGCTTCTCGAAGCGATGGCCTCGGGGAGGGCGTGTATCGCGTCTCGAACCGGCGGAATAGAGGATATAATTACAGACGGTTTTGACGGCCTCCTCGTTGACGTCGGAGACTCATCCGGTATAGCCAGCGCCGTGATACGTCTTTTGAAGGATGACGTTTTACGCAAAAAGCTGGGTGAGGAAGCCCTTGCGCTTGTCCGGAGCAAATTTACGCTCGATTCCATGGCCGATAAAGTTTCGAAATTATATAAGGAAACGGTAAAGAGATGA
- a CDS encoding polysaccharide deacetylase family protein — translation MKKFRIIAVSAVFLIIGSAAFVFMKTAYVVPVLMYHAIDYNDKVTKLSVSPESFEKQMKFLHENKYNVVTLEKLVSYIKNKDKIPPKTVVITLDDGFYNNYQFAYPVLKKYDIPATIFVIVEKIGQPGWLSWKDIKEMSDSGVITIGSHTLSHKWLTDLGTKQLKSELSLSKAMLEEKIGKPVNVLCYPIGAHNQRVEREAGLAGYTCAVATNPGRFSPIDDIYSIKRIKVSRTSDNLFVFWLEASGYYTWVKERRDN, via the coding sequence ATGAAGAAATTTCGTATAATAGCAGTTTCAGCCGTCTTCCTGATAATAGGCTCAGCCGCATTCGTGTTCATGAAGACGGCGTATGTTGTGCCGGTGCTCATGTATCACGCAATAGATTATAATGATAAAGTGACCAAGCTGTCGGTCAGTCCCGAGAGCTTCGAAAAACAGATGAAGTTCCTGCATGAAAATAAATATAATGTCGTGACGCTCGAAAAGCTCGTCTCGTATATTAAAAATAAAGATAAAATTCCGCCGAAGACGGTAGTCATAACGCTCGACGACGGTTTTTATAATAATTACCAGTTCGCGTATCCCGTATTGAAGAAATATGATATTCCGGCAACGATATTTGTCATAGTCGAAAAGATAGGCCAGCCGGGTTGGCTCAGCTGGAAGGATATTAAAGAGATGTCCGATTCAGGGGTTATCACAATAGGAAGCCACACGCTATCGCATAAGTGGCTTACGGATCTGGGGACGAAACAGCTCAAGTCCGAGCTGTCGCTCTCGAAGGCGATGCTTGAAGAGAAGATCGGTAAACCGGTAAATGTGTTGTGCTATCCTATCGGGGCGCATAACCAAAGGGTGGAGAGAGAGGCAGGCCTGGCCGGTTATACATGCGCTGTTGCGACCAATCCAGGGCGGTTTTCACCTATTGATGACATATATTCCATAAAGCGCATAAAAGTATCCCGTACCTCTGATAACCTATTTGTGTTCTGGTTAGAGGCGAGCGGATATTATACATGGGTGAAGGAGCGCAGAGACAATTGA
- the waaF gene encoding lipopolysaccharide heptosyltransferase II produces MSKRILIVNVNWVGDVLFSTPFIRAVREANPDAYIACLLHPRCKEILESNPRLNEIIVYDEEGAHKSLFGKWAIIKELKEKRFDTAFLLHRSFTKALLTYLAGIKERVGYPTKNRGGIITHLVEEPSEELHKVEYFLNIARACGIDVKDSSYEFFVQDPDRKYIKELMSQYGVTDKDIVVVLCPAGNWPPKRWPVENFARLGDELAEKFGAKIVLSASEKDLKLAEEIKSVMACNPVITAGKTNLKQLGALLERADLVVANDTGPMHMAVAVGAKTIALFGPTSARLTGPYGKGSYRVISRNESCEVPCYDIRCTDNACMSAIKVEDVLSEANEALAKI; encoded by the coding sequence TTGAGTAAGCGGATACTGATAGTAAATGTCAACTGGGTCGGCGACGTGTTATTCTCGACACCGTTTATAAGAGCCGTGCGCGAGGCGAACCCGGACGCTTATATCGCATGCCTGTTGCATCCGAGATGCAAGGAGATACTGGAATCCAATCCCAGGCTTAATGAGATAATAGTATACGACGAGGAGGGCGCCCATAAGAGCCTTTTCGGTAAGTGGGCAATTATAAAAGAATTGAAAGAGAAGAGGTTCGATACGGCATTCCTGCTCCATCGTTCATTCACGAAAGCCCTGCTCACATATCTGGCCGGAATAAAAGAGAGAGTAGGTTATCCGACCAAGAATAGAGGCGGTATTATCACGCATCTGGTTGAAGAGCCGTCCGAGGAACTGCACAAAGTCGAATATTTCCTGAACATCGCGCGCGCCTGCGGCATCGACGTCAAAGATTCTTCATATGAGTTCTTCGTTCAGGATCCGGACAGGAAGTACATTAAAGAATTGATGAGTCAATACGGTGTGACCGATAAAGATATAGTTGTTGTTCTCTGCCCTGCGGGAAACTGGCCCCCCAAGAGATGGCCGGTCGAGAATTTCGCGCGGCTGGGCGATGAGTTGGCGGAAAAATTCGGGGCGAAGATCGTGCTTTCCGCCTCAGAGAAGGATTTAAAGCTCGCTGAAGAGATAAAGAGTGTGATGGCGTGCAACCCGGTGATTACGGCGGGCAAGACCAACCTGAAGCAGCTCGGAGCGCTCTTGGAGCGCGCGGACCTCGTGGTGGCCAATGACACAGGCCCTATGCATATGGCAGTCGCGGTCGGCGCGAAGACGATCGCGTTATTCGGCCCGACATCCGCGCGTCTTACGGGCCCGTATGGTAAAGGCAGTTATCGGGTCATATCCAGAAATGAATCCTGTGAAGTGCCGTGTTACGATATCAGATGCACGGATAACGCCTGCATGTCGGCTATAAAGGTTGAAGATGTTCTTAGCGAAGCGAATGAGGCACTGGCGAAGATATGA